The following coding sequences lie in one Dehalobacter sp. 12DCB1 genomic window:
- a CDS encoding DUF192 domain-containing protein, which translates to MKELTVKNLRTQNYLGTVLLADTFLTRLRGLLGTKFLDDFRGMLIKPCNQVHMIGMTYPLSVWFISKDLQIVKIIDDLYPRKVSPCIKDALFVIEFPRNWADFTGSMEGDKLEIYF; encoded by the coding sequence ATGAAAGAGCTAACCGTTAAAAACCTAAGAACACAAAATTATCTTGGTACCGTTTTGCTGGCTGACACCTTTCTCACCAGATTGAGAGGTCTGCTCGGAACCAAGTTTTTGGATGATTTTCGTGGTATGCTAATTAAGCCTTGCAACCAGGTCCATATGATCGGGATGACCTATCCCCTTTCTGTCTGGTTTATCAGCAAGGATCTGCAAATTGTCAAAATCATTGATGATCTCTATCCGAGAAAGGTCTCACCATGCATCAAGGATGCCCTTTTTGTGATAGAGTTCCCGCGTAACTGGGCAGATTTCACTGGAAGCATGGAAGGCGACAAGCTGGAAATATATTTTTGA